In one Amaranthus tricolor cultivar Red isolate AtriRed21 chromosome 8, ASM2621246v1, whole genome shotgun sequence genomic region, the following are encoded:
- the LOC130821511 gene encoding uncharacterized protein LOC130821511 gives MRDTFMCFISSSKEKTKLSLDETLIVCEYPNVYLNDLPGLLPRRVADFNIDLISDVISMSKTLYHFILVELTKSKKVTNTPTMFMDLMQRYIRPYLDKFIVFNEILVYSRNMEEYEKHLRIMLKL, from the exons ATGAGGGATACATTCATGTGTTTTATTTCTAGTAGTAAGGAGAAAACCAAATTGAGTCTCGATGAAACCCTGATTGTATGTGAATACCCTAATGTTTATCTTAATGATTTACCTGGTTTACTCCCGAGGAGAGTTGCTGATTtcaatattgatctgatttccGATGTTATCTCTATGTCCAAGACTCTATACCATTTTATCCTAGTCGAGTTAACTAAATCAAAGAA GGTAACAAATACGCCAACAATgtttatggatttgatgcagagATACAttcgtccttatttggataagtttatagtttttaatgaaattttggtATATTCGAGAAACATGGAGGAATATGAGAAACATTTGAGGATTATgctaaaactttaa